In Pseudodesulfovibrio sp. S3, one DNA window encodes the following:
- the dnaB gene encoding replicative DNA helicase has protein sequence MPKTPKPQRPNKGQYANKPEEALDRASSDLLRKVPPHSLEAEQAVLGGVFQSEHMFHQLVDIISDQDFYSPVHRDIFKAFIQLYDTHQPIDVVTVANQLAKNDTLGTVGGPVYLAELSDSVISASNALHHAQIVRDKCILRQLIDISSGIISNCFSSRDVDEVLDESEKEIFQIAQSKEMRGMLASGQLVPKVFEELTARFNNKSVVTGIQTHYHDFDAMTAGLQKSDLIIIAGRPSMGKTAFALNVALRAAVRSECPTAIFSLEMSMEQLMTRLLAVQCKVELSNLRTGYLDDQDWLSLHEGGDVLTQAPIFIDDTPALSTLELQARCRRLKAEHNLGLVVVDYLQLMRSSARPDSREQEISDISRHLKALAKELDVPVIALSQLNRKVEERTDKRPMMSDLRESGAIEQDADIIIFLYRDAAYNKSEDNPLKNHAEVIIGKQRNGPTGRCELFFKKEYTLFENMDATAYPSELPQGFHQESD, from the coding sequence ATGCCGAAGACGCCGAAACCACAGAGGCCTAACAAAGGCCAATATGCCAATAAACCGGAAGAGGCCCTGGACAGGGCCTCTTCCGATCTATTACGCAAAGTTCCCCCACACTCCCTGGAAGCCGAACAGGCCGTTCTCGGCGGCGTCTTCCAATCAGAACACATGTTCCACCAACTGGTGGATATCATCTCCGATCAGGACTTCTATTCCCCTGTCCATCGCGACATCTTCAAGGCCTTCATCCAGCTGTACGACACTCACCAGCCCATTGACGTGGTCACTGTCGCCAACCAGCTGGCCAAGAACGACACCCTTGGAACCGTAGGCGGTCCGGTCTATCTGGCGGAACTTTCCGACTCCGTCATCAGCGCATCCAATGCTTTGCATCACGCGCAGATAGTGCGCGACAAGTGCATCCTGCGCCAGCTCATCGATATTTCCAGCGGGATTATCTCCAACTGTTTTTCCTCCCGCGATGTAGACGAGGTCCTGGACGAATCGGAAAAGGAAATTTTCCAGATCGCCCAGAGCAAGGAAATGCGCGGTATGCTGGCCAGCGGTCAGCTCGTGCCCAAGGTCTTTGAAGAACTGACAGCCCGGTTCAACAACAAGTCCGTGGTCACCGGCATCCAGACCCACTATCACGACTTTGACGCCATGACCGCCGGGTTGCAGAAATCCGACCTGATCATCATCGCGGGCCGCCCCTCCATGGGCAAGACCGCATTCGCCCTGAACGTGGCCCTGCGGGCTGCGGTCCGGTCCGAATGCCCCACGGCCATATTCTCCCTGGAAATGAGCATGGAGCAGCTCATGACCCGTTTGCTGGCAGTGCAATGCAAGGTGGAACTCAGCAACCTGCGTACCGGCTATCTGGACGATCAGGACTGGCTCAGCCTCCACGAGGGCGGCGATGTGCTCACCCAGGCCCCGATTTTCATCGACGACACCCCGGCCCTGTCCACATTGGAGCTCCAGGCCCGTTGCCGTCGTCTCAAGGCGGAACACAACCTCGGCCTGGTGGTGGTCGACTACCTCCAGCTCATGCGCTCCAGTGCCCGTCCGGACTCCCGCGAACAGGAGATTTCCGATATTTCCCGTCACCTCAAGGCCCTGGCCAAAGAGCTGGACGTGCCGGTCATCGCCCTTTCACAGCTCAACCGCAAGGTGGAAGAACGCACGGACAAACGCCCCATGATGTCGGACCTTCGCGAATCCGGCGCCATCGAACAGGACGCGGATATCATCATCTTTCTCTATCGCGACGCCGCCTACAACAAAAGTGAGGACAATCCGCTCAAAAATCATGCGGAAGTCATCATCGGTAAGCAGCGTAACGGACCCACGGGCCGATGCGAGCTGTTCTTCAAAAAGGAATACACGCTCTTTGAGAACATGGACGCGACAGCCTATCCGTCTGAACTTCCCCAAGGATTTCATCAGGAATCCGACT